In Paractinoplanes brasiliensis, the following proteins share a genomic window:
- a CDS encoding NADH-quinone oxidoreductase subunit C — protein sequence MTPEEVGERLVALLTDDSPDAPPGEIVAGLSGGGPGHERAVVDVPVARWWEAVGTAKHNGALGCDYFDWLSAVDELDDGFRLVAHLWSTRRRHALLLRTLVARDNPVIESVVELFPGASWHERETYEMFGITFARHPDLRPLLLPPGFEGHPLRKEFVLASRVAKAWPGAKEPGESEAGTTKRAPMRPPGVPDPKEWGPRAGEGA from the coding sequence ATGACGCCTGAAGAGGTCGGCGAGCGCCTCGTCGCGCTGCTGACGGACGACTCGCCGGACGCGCCTCCGGGCGAGATCGTGGCCGGCCTCTCGGGCGGCGGCCCCGGGCACGAGCGCGCGGTGGTCGACGTGCCGGTCGCCCGCTGGTGGGAGGCGGTGGGCACGGCCAAGCACAACGGCGCCCTCGGCTGCGACTATTTCGACTGGCTGTCCGCCGTCGACGAACTCGACGACGGTTTCCGCCTGGTCGCGCACCTGTGGTCGACCCGGCGCCGGCACGCGCTGCTGCTGCGCACGCTTGTGGCCCGTGACAACCCGGTGATCGAGTCGGTTGTCGAGCTCTTCCCGGGCGCCTCGTGGCACGAGCGGGAGACGTACGAGATGTTCGGCATCACCTTCGCCCGGCATCCCGACCTGCGTCCCCTGCTGCTGCCGCCCGGCTTCGAGGGTCACCCGCTGCGCAAGGAGTTCGTGCTGGCCTCCCGGGTCGCCAAGGCGTGGCCCGGCGCCAAGGAACCCGGCGAGTCCGAGGCCGGCACGACGAAACGCGCCCCGATGCGCCCGCCCGGCGTTCCCGACCCGAAAGAGTGGGGTCCTCGGGCGGGGGAGGGCGCCTGA